A region of the Methanococcus voltae PS genome:
TAATTTTGATAAACCTGAGATTATACTTAAGAGAATTAAGGATTTAGATAATGAAATTAAGAAAAATTTTGAAGAATTAAACGTTTTAATGAAAAAATAAAAAAAAGAAAAATTAAATTTTTATTTTATTAGCTTATTATTTTGTTATATAACCATATTACCATATTACTATTTTATATATCCAAATTATGATTTTCAAGATTTTTTAATATATCCCCTACATTCCCTTCAATCATATTATTATCGAGCCTATTTCCTACAAGATTTTCACGAGCCATTGTCTTTGAATAGGGTATGGCACCCATTATGGAAATATTCTTCTTTGATATAGCATCTTCAAGTATTGTCTTCGTTTCGTCGTCAACTCTATTTAGAACAACTCCAAATGGCTTATCAGCATCATCAGATAACTTTGCTATTTTTTCACTTAATAAAACTGCATCGTTGGATGGGTCAACCACCATAATAATAGCATCAGCTTGTTCAACAGTTCCACGTCCAAAGTGTTCCACTCCGGCTTCAGTATCTATTAAAACCCACTCATCTTTATTCAAAACGAGATTATTTAAGAAATCGTTTCCAATTACTCCCATAGGACATGCACAACCCTCATTGTTATGTTCTATTTTTCCAATTTGCATAAAGCCTTTGTTTCCATTCCAGCTAACAAAATCAGATGGGAGTTTATCTAAAGAAGTTTCTGAAAGGAGTTCTAATTTCTCATTTTCACCATTTAAGAAAACTTCCATTAGTTTACCATCCAATAGAGGTCTACCTCCCAAATAATCCATAAGTGTTTTTTCTGGAGATTTTATCCCCACCATGGCACTAAGACCGAGGTTTGATTC
Encoded here:
- a CDS encoding ATP-binding protein; this translates as MSKLIICGRGGCGKSTLITLMAQKIEEQGKKVLIVDSDESNLGLSAMVGIKSPEKTLMDYLGGRPLLDGKLMEVFLNGENEKLELLSETSLDKLPSDFVSWNGNKGFMQIGKIEHNNEGCACPMGVIGNDFLNNLVLNKDEWVLIDTEAGVEHFGRGTVEQADAIIMVVDPSNDAVLLSEKIAKLSDDADKPFGVVLNRVDDETKTILEDAISKKNISIMGAIPYSKTMARENLVGNRLDNNMIEGNVGDILKNLENHNLDI